In Rhodococcus sp. 4CII, the DNA window GTGTCATCATCACTGGTGAAAACCGCATTCCGTCGTGGTCGGTGCGGCGGTCAGGAAGGGGCGCACCTCGAGCCACTCGTGGATCGGCTTGCCATCCGCCCCGGGGGCCGCGGACAGTTCGCCGGCCAGTTCGAGTGCCCGCTCGTGGGTCTCGACGTCGATCACCATCCAGCCGGCGATCAGGTCCTTGGTCTCGGCGAACGGGCCGTCGGTGACCGGTGGCCGGCCCTCGCCGTCGTAGCGGACGAACATGCCCTCCGGGGAGAGTGCCTGACTGTCGACGAACTCGCCGGTGCCCTCGAGCCGGGCGGCGAAGTCGTTCATGTACTGCACGTGGGCGGAGATTTCCTCCGGCGTCCACTGGTCAATCGGTACGTCGTTGACCGATGCGGGCGCGCCGCGGTAGTGCTTGAGCAGCAGGTACTTGGCCATCATGTTCTCCTTTGGTGCGGTGTGGCCGTTGTGGCCGTTTCACTGCGGGGACGAAGCCGTGCGCGGGTTCTCGACATTCCGCGGTGACATTTCCTAGCTCAGTTGTCGGAGTCGGGGGAGTACATCGGCGAGTTGCTCGAAGAGGGTGGGCCATCCGCGGCGTAGCCAGGTCAGCCGGCCGCGGTCGAGGTGGCCACCGTCGATGAGGTGGGAGAGGCGGTGTTGCTGCTCGGGGACACCCAGCTCACGGAGTTTGGCGTAGACGGGATTCACTGGGAGCCGGTGGCGGGCGATGTGTGCCCAGACATCGGGGGTGGTCCAGTTCCAGATCGGCCCGTACGCGGTGGTGCCGTCGCCGCGGGTGATGATGCCGTCACGGCGGCCACCGCGGGTGTAGAGGTGCCGGCGGGAGGCTGATTCATCGGCCCGCACACCCCACAGCTCGCCGGGTCCGAGCAGTGCGTGGGCCCGGTGGGCGGGTGCGGTGATCAGCACCTTGTGCAGATCGACGGGCGTGCCGACCGGGGCGCAGTGGTTCCAGTGGCCGGAGTCGGCGAGGACCTGCAGTAGTGGTGGGTCGGTGGGGATGCGGTGCAGGTCCAGTCGCCAGGTGTGGGCGAGTTCGGTGAGGTAGTCGTAGGTTTCGGGGTAGTCGAGTCCGGAGTCGAAGAACACCACCGGCACCTCCGGTTCGACGTGACGGGCCAGGTCGAGGACGATCAGCGAGTCCTTGCCACCGGAGAACGCGACGTACCCGTCATGGGCGGCGAGGTGCGCCTCGATCCGGGCCGCGATGTCGGCGAGGGCGCCCGGTCCGGCTTTTACCGACGGTGGCCGCAGGCCGCGGAGCATCGCCAGGTCCAGGCCGGGGTCCGGTGCGTTCACCACAGCAGGTTACGGTGCCGCCCATGACCATTGCCGCCCCCATCGATGTGGTGTGGGCCGCGTACACCACCGCAGTCGGGATCCCGGACGTGGCCGGCGCACCCGATACCCGGGCGGCCAGGTGCGCGCGCTGCGGCCTGACCACCGCGGTGATGAGCCCAGGCGGGCAGGTCGTATCACGTCGGTTCACCGGGTACGAGTCGTGGACGAACCTGGCCGGCCGCCGCCTGTGCGAAGTGTGCGTCTGGGGGTATCGGCACCGGTCGCTGCGCACCGGCGCGCACATCGTCACCCGGGGCCCGGTGACCTTGACGCCGGCGAACCCGGCACTGCTACACCAGGTGCTCTCCACCACGATTGACCCGGACACAGCGGTGATCGTGCCGCTGCGGCCCGGCCGCAAACACCTGCTCCCGGACGCACGCTGGGGCACGGTCACGGCCGATGACGCGCAGCTGAGCTGGACGAGTGCGGACGCGCATCGGCTGGCGGTGATGCGCCGGCTCCGCGGCCACGGGTTCACCGAGACCATGCTCGGTGACGATGCCCCGTCCTACCCCGTCCTGAGCCGGGTCGCCGCCGACCAGTGGCCGCAGGTCTTCGACGACTGGAACCACCTCGCCCTGTGGCGTCAGGCGCGGCCGTGGTTCGAGGTCGGCCTGCGTGCTACCCGCATCTAGGTCTGTCTGCGCTGTTCAGAGGATGATTCGGCACGTGTAGGGGGTGTTCACCCATTGCGAGCAATGATGCTTGCCTTGGTAGCTCCACGAACTGACTGTCCGGTAATCACGCGTAAGAGGGGCCTCCAATCACACCCCATTCCGGTCGCTGCGGGCACATTCGCGCGTAGCTTGTG includes these proteins:
- a CDS encoding phosphoadenosine phosphosulfate reductase family protein — protein: MVNAPDPGLDLAMLRGLRPPSVKAGPGALADIAARIEAHLAAHDGYVAFSGGKDSLIVLDLARHVEPEVPVVFFDSGLDYPETYDYLTELAHTWRLDLHRIPTDPPLLQVLADSGHWNHCAPVGTPVDLHKVLITAPAHRAHALLGPGELWGVRADESASRRHLYTRGGRRDGIITRGDGTTAYGPIWNWTTPDVWAHIARHRLPVNPVYAKLRELGVPEQQHRLSHLIDGGHLDRGRLTWLRRGWPTLFEQLADVLPRLRQLS
- a CDS encoding YciI family protein encodes the protein MAKYLLLKHYRGAPASVNDVPIDQWTPEEISAHVQYMNDFAARLEGTGEFVDSQALSPEGMFVRYDGEGRPPVTDGPFAETKDLIAGWMVIDVETHERALELAGELSAAPGADGKPIHEWLEVRPFLTAAPTTTECGFHQ